From Thermodesulforhabdus norvegica, the proteins below share one genomic window:
- a CDS encoding tetratricopeptide repeat protein: MTPERFGSGYEVYIRGRKRNPIIRVARLVFVIILGGIFILGGLVFTGTVTLDQLYAMTPWVPHTLQAVEIETGGRVIECVPDRPCEVRPSDPIRVVKIRSNAPFGWGFRLLSLTMDADRLRTRPASFQDMFPHISFDRPVSEVITVRWFRWNIGTIRLTARWTPTDWVQKAQKAESVDDKIWFLLKAIEGDPNHVFARLQLAEILFSEGDYTGALKHYRTLAEKGPTRQILERIVDCNRRLNKPEDVVKGYVVLLNNFPEARYFNALVSYLKSGMTPDKAKIYAQKASTEIPAPFRPSIWLFLTDLCSKLKDWACVARYSEMARQNLGSKDPNLVYNLGIAYWKQGDCKRAISYLEQYLHLNPGDDKALALVAECRERVGDFNTALELYGRLARKHPNEASITRWINVAEKAGNSDDLLEAYTMLTRIKPSDFLAWYNLGVLAYKNKKTDDAMSAFEKAHSLKPDDPKPLAYIRKIYREKKNLKGEMGVLEKLIALNPGDLNLYQDYFELIQRTGTIDKNSEKIFRSCVSSLPDKPQCHEMLLYVLLKENRKKEAASTLDDLIKLNPRNPELLLQKAKLEYSIGRFKETLTALQKYLDLRPDDREAKELYMQVRIKLLKSSGQ; the protein is encoded by the coding sequence ATGACTCCGGAGCGTTTCGGATCGGGCTATGAAGTTTACATAAGAGGGCGTAAAAGGAATCCCATAATCCGGGTTGCCCGCCTTGTCTTTGTCATTATCCTCGGCGGGATTTTCATCCTGGGTGGCCTGGTCTTTACGGGAACGGTTACTCTCGATCAACTTTACGCAATGACGCCGTGGGTTCCACACACCCTGCAGGCCGTTGAGATAGAAACCGGCGGCAGGGTTATTGAATGTGTGCCGGACAGGCCCTGCGAAGTCCGCCCGTCGGATCCCATCAGGGTTGTGAAGATACGTTCAAATGCCCCTTTTGGCTGGGGCTTCCGTTTACTTTCTCTCACCATGGATGCCGATAGACTGCGTACCAGGCCGGCGTCCTTTCAGGATATGTTTCCCCACATAAGCTTCGACCGACCTGTCAGTGAAGTCATTACGGTGAGGTGGTTCCGGTGGAACATAGGTACAATTCGGTTAACTGCGAGATGGACACCTACCGACTGGGTTCAGAAGGCACAGAAAGCAGAATCCGTTGACGACAAAATCTGGTTTTTGCTGAAGGCTATTGAAGGCGATCCGAACCATGTTTTTGCCCGACTGCAGCTCGCCGAGATTCTATTTTCAGAGGGCGATTATACGGGAGCTCTAAAGCATTACCGGACACTGGCGGAAAAGGGGCCTACGAGGCAGATTCTTGAGCGCATCGTCGACTGCAACAGAAGACTTAACAAACCTGAGGACGTGGTTAAAGGTTACGTGGTGCTGCTGAACAATTTTCCCGAAGCTCGATATTTTAATGCCCTGGTTTCGTACCTTAAATCGGGAATGACGCCGGATAAAGCGAAAATATATGCCCAGAAGGCATCGACGGAAATTCCCGCCCCCTTCAGACCCTCAATCTGGCTCTTCCTCACGGATTTGTGCTCAAAACTCAAAGACTGGGCCTGTGTTGCCAGATACTCAGAGATGGCCCGGCAGAATCTGGGTTCAAAGGACCCGAATCTCGTGTACAATCTGGGAATTGCCTACTGGAAACAGGGGGACTGCAAAAGGGCAATCTCCTACCTGGAGCAATATCTTCACCTCAACCCGGGAGACGATAAGGCTCTTGCGCTTGTTGCCGAATGTCGTGAAAGGGTAGGAGATTTTAATACTGCTCTGGAACTCTACGGCAGGCTTGCCCGAAAACACCCGAACGAGGCATCTATAACCCGATGGATCAATGTGGCGGAAAAGGCGGGAAATTCAGATGACCTCCTGGAAGCCTATACCATGCTTACCAGGATTAAGCCATCAGATTTCCTCGCCTGGTATAACCTCGGCGTCCTGGCATACAAAAATAAAAAAACCGATGACGCCATGTCTGCCTTCGAGAAAGCCCACTCACTGAAGCCGGACGACCCAAAACCCCTTGCCTACATTCGCAAGATCTACCGGGAGAAGAAAAACCTGAAAGGAGAAATGGGCGTGCTTGAAAAGTTGATCGCCCTGAATCCCGGAGATCTAAACCTTTATCAGGATTACTTTGAGTTAATTCAGAGAACCGGGACTATTGATAAAAATTCGGAAAAAATATTCCGTTCCTGCGTATCTTCACTTCCCGATAAACCCCAGTGTCACGAAATGCTGTTGTACGTCCTGTTGAAGGAAAACAGGAAAAAGGAGGCAGCATCCACCCTCGATGATTTAATAAAACTCAACCCCCGTAACCCTGAGCTTCTCTTGCAAAAGGCAAAACTGGAATACAGCATCGGGCGCTTCAAAGAGACACTCACGGCACTGCAAAAATACCTGGATCTTCGCCCCGACGATCGAGAAGCGAAAGAACTCTACATGCAGGTCCGAATTAAACTGCTCAAAAGCTCAGGCCAATAG
- the rsfS gene encoding ribosome silencing factor — protein MNVEEKAKRCAELAGDYKAEQIVLLNVQGLCSYADYFVICSGRSTRQVQGIADHIEQEMKKHGIRPLGVEGLREGHWVLMDYDDVIVHIFYEPIREIYDLEGLWIDAKTEYLSTVQG, from the coding sequence ATGAACGTCGAGGAAAAAGCAAAAAGATGCGCAGAGCTTGCCGGTGATTATAAAGCGGAGCAGATTGTGCTGCTTAATGTCCAGGGATTGTGCTCCTATGCCGATTACTTCGTAATATGCAGCGGACGTTCGACCCGGCAGGTTCAGGGCATTGCCGATCATATCGAACAGGAGATGAAAAAGCACGGTATCAGGCCGCTTGGTGTCGAGGGTCTGAGAGAGGGACACTGGGTTCTCATGGACTACGACGACGTCATAGTCCACATTTTTTACGAACCGATCCGGGAAATCTACGACCTTGAAGGCTTATGGATTGATGCAAAAACGGAATACCTATCAACCGTCCAGGGGTGA
- the nadD gene encoding nicotinate-nucleotide adenylyltransferase, whose protein sequence is MKRRIGILGGTFNPVHLGHLRVAEEVADFIGLDKVIFVPAYRPPHKPGLAVSTYNHRLNMLGLAVTGNPRFEVSDIERQLGGISYSLRTVSHMKKNILPHQTELYFIIGADAFLEIETWWNYRDLFKTTCFAVMTRPGHSQDEIIDFVRSRISSLYRWVPEECSFSCSEYGSIHLVPVTHIDISASAIRSLIRQGKSIRYLVPEQVREYIYKHGLYLEDNVNEVSKHQEV, encoded by the coding sequence GTGAAGCGTCGTATCGGCATCCTCGGAGGAACCTTCAACCCCGTGCACCTGGGTCACCTGAGGGTCGCCGAGGAGGTGGCGGATTTTATCGGTCTCGACAAGGTCATTTTCGTGCCGGCTTATCGACCACCTCACAAACCCGGGCTGGCAGTGTCAACCTACAATCACCGCCTTAACATGCTTGGTCTCGCAGTTACCGGCAACCCCCGCTTTGAAGTATCCGATATTGAAAGACAATTAGGCGGAATTTCCTACAGCCTTCGCACCGTTTCTCACATGAAAAAGAACATCCTGCCTCATCAGACCGAGCTCTACTTCATAATTGGGGCCGATGCTTTCCTGGAAATCGAAACATGGTGGAATTACCGCGACTTATTTAAAACGACCTGTTTTGCCGTTATGACACGTCCCGGTCACTCTCAGGATGAAATAATAGACTTCGTGAGATCCCGCATATCGTCGCTTTACCGCTGGGTTCCCGAAGAGTGCTCTTTTTCGTGTTCCGAATACGGTTCCATCCACCTGGTTCCGGTTACTCACATTGACATCTCGGCCTCGGCCATAAGAAGCCTGATAAGGCAGGGAAAATCGATACGGTATCTCGTTCCCGAGCAGGTGCGTGAATATATTTATAAACACGGGCTGTATCTGGAAGATAACGTAAACGAAGTATCGAAACATCAGGAGGTATAA
- a CDS encoding glutamate-5-semialdehyde dehydrogenase yields MSWKTILEEIGRRAKRASYLMAKATTDQKNNALAAIAEGLRRERGRIEEANRKDVEQARESGISGAKLDRLILSEKVMSEMVAGIEEVIAWPDPVGKITGLWKRPNGLKVGRMRIPLGVIGIIYESRPNVTVDASILCIKSGNAVVLRGGSEAFYSNQCLVGIMREGLRKAELPEDAVQLVPTTEREAVLEMLKLEEYVDVMIPRGGEELIRFVSENARMPVLKHYKGVCHVYVDKFADLSMAETVCVNAKVQRPGVCNAMETLLVHRDLAGKFLPRMKEVFDSHGVELRGCPRTREIIPCREATEEDWKAEYLDLILAVKVVDSMNEAIDHIHTYGSAHTEAIITENYERAWAFIESVQSSLVLVNASTRFNDGYQLGLGAEIGISTSKLHAFGPMGVDELTTTKFIAFGNGQIRT; encoded by the coding sequence GTGAGCTGGAAAACGATCCTTGAGGAAATTGGAAGGCGGGCTAAAAGGGCGTCTTACCTGATGGCGAAGGCAACGACCGACCAGAAAAACAATGCCCTCGCGGCTATTGCCGAGGGCCTCAGACGGGAGCGGGGACGCATCGAGGAGGCAAACAGGAAAGACGTTGAGCAGGCCAGGGAAAGCGGTATAAGCGGTGCAAAACTGGACAGGCTTATCCTGTCGGAAAAGGTCATGTCGGAAATGGTTGCGGGAATAGAAGAGGTCATAGCCTGGCCCGACCCTGTAGGCAAAATAACGGGCCTCTGGAAACGACCCAACGGTCTCAAAGTCGGTCGAATGAGAATACCCCTGGGGGTTATCGGCATTATCTACGAGTCCAGGCCTAACGTGACCGTTGATGCGTCCATACTCTGCATCAAATCCGGGAATGCCGTCGTACTTAGGGGCGGATCGGAAGCCTTTTACTCCAACCAGTGCCTTGTTGGGATCATGAGAGAAGGACTGCGTAAGGCAGAACTTCCCGAAGATGCCGTTCAGCTTGTGCCCACGACCGAGAGAGAAGCGGTGCTGGAGATGCTTAAACTTGAAGAATACGTAGACGTTATGATTCCGCGGGGTGGAGAGGAACTGATTCGTTTTGTGAGTGAAAATGCCCGGATGCCCGTACTGAAGCATTACAAAGGAGTATGCCACGTTTATGTTGACAAGTTTGCGGATCTCTCGATGGCGGAGACCGTATGCGTAAATGCAAAAGTGCAGAGGCCCGGTGTCTGCAACGCAATGGAAACCCTTCTCGTACATAGAGACTTGGCCGGAAAGTTTTTGCCCAGAATGAAGGAGGTCTTCGATTCTCACGGAGTCGAGTTGAGAGGATGTCCCAGAACCAGGGAAATAATCCCCTGCAGGGAGGCAACCGAAGAAGACTGGAAAGCCGAGTATCTTGATCTAATTCTGGCCGTAAAAGTCGTTGACTCTATGAATGAGGCCATCGATCATATTCATACTTACGGTTCTGCCCATACCGAGGCCATTATTACCGAGAACTACGAGCGAGCCTGGGCTTTCATCGAATCCGTTCAGTCGTCCCTCGTTCTGGTGAATGCCTCTACTCGCTTCAACGACGGGTACCAGCTCGGGTTGGGTGCAGAAATCGGCATATCAACTTCAAAGCTTCACGCCTTTGGCCCGATGGGTGTAGATGAGCTGACCACAACGAAGTTCATTGCCTTCGGTAACGGTCAGATCAGGACCTGA
- the proB gene encoding glutamate 5-kinase — protein MRRNGFEFGEERRSFLEGCRRVVIKVGSAVLTSQRGLNRVVIHRLSDQIAELRDQGRDVIIVSSGAIASGIKKLGLSQKPKAIPMKQAAAALGQSFLMQAWEEAFDKFDILVAQILLTAGDLADRKRYVNAKNTIETLLEWRVIPVINENDTVAVDELKFGDNDQLSVLIAGLVNADLIINLTITDGLYTCDPTTSPDARLISTVHCVDRSLLSCASRQTSSVGTGGMVSKLLAARKALSIGIPMIIARGTEKDVLLRLFSGENLGTLFVPHGKIYHGKKIWLAHLPQPRGDLVLDTGAVRALIQAGKSLLPVGIKEVRGTFDEGAPVRCLDENGRVIAVGLTNYRSDEIEKIKGHHTSDIERLLGYCHSEEVIHRDNLAIITEE, from the coding sequence ATGAGGCGCAACGGCTTTGAATTCGGCGAGGAAAGACGAAGTTTTCTTGAAGGTTGCAGGCGCGTAGTCATCAAGGTCGGCAGTGCGGTGCTTACGAGCCAGAGAGGTCTGAACAGAGTTGTAATACACCGTCTCAGCGACCAGATCGCAGAGCTTCGTGATCAGGGGCGGGACGTAATAATCGTATCATCGGGTGCCATTGCATCGGGTATAAAAAAGCTCGGCCTTTCACAAAAGCCGAAAGCTATTCCCATGAAGCAGGCGGCTGCGGCCCTCGGGCAGAGCTTCCTCATGCAGGCCTGGGAAGAGGCCTTTGATAAGTTCGACATACTGGTTGCCCAGATACTCCTTACCGCAGGAGACCTGGCCGACCGGAAAAGGTACGTCAATGCAAAGAATACAATCGAAACGCTTCTGGAGTGGCGGGTAATTCCGGTGATAAACGAAAACGACACCGTTGCGGTGGATGAACTTAAATTCGGAGATAACGACCAGCTGTCGGTTCTTATTGCAGGGCTTGTCAATGCCGATCTGATAATCAACCTCACCATAACGGACGGTCTCTATACCTGTGATCCCACTACCAGCCCCGACGCACGCCTTATATCGACGGTTCATTGCGTGGATCGCTCTCTCCTCTCATGCGCATCCAGGCAAACAAGCAGTGTCGGGACCGGCGGTATGGTCAGCAAGTTGCTTGCCGCACGGAAAGCCCTTTCTATAGGAATTCCCATGATCATTGCCAGAGGCACGGAAAAGGATGTGCTTCTAAGGTTGTTTTCGGGAGAAAACCTCGGCACTCTTTTTGTGCCTCATGGAAAGATATACCACGGCAAAAAGATCTGGCTTGCCCATCTGCCTCAACCCAGAGGAGACCTGGTTCTGGACACCGGAGCGGTGAGGGCACTGATTCAGGCCGGAAAATCTTTGCTTCCCGTGGGCATCAAAGAAGTCCGGGGCACCTTTGACGAAGGGGCTCCGGTAAGGTGTCTGGACGAAAACGGGCGGGTTATTGCCGTGGGCCTGACAAATTACAGGTCCGATGAAATTGAAAAGATTAAGGGGCACCACACGTCAGACATAGAGAGGCTACTCGGATACTGCCATTCTGAAGAGGTTATTCACAGGGATAATTTGGCAATCATTACAGAGGAGTAA
- the obgE gene encoding GTPase ObgE, with product MKFVDEVRIRLKAGDGGRGCVSFRREKYVPRGGPDGGDGGRGGHIFLEATERKQTLLDFHYKHFFRAPSGQHGRGKDQHGRSGEDVTLLVPLGTVVRDAETGEVLADLKSDGQRWLAVRGGRGGRGNARFASPTNQVPRFAEEGEPGEEREFILELKLLADVGLVGLPNAGKSTLIRAISAARPRVADYPFTTLVPQLGVVRYGDAEPFVVADIPGLIKGAHEGAGLGIRFLKHIERTRVIVHLIDMSALDISDPLKPYHEIRHELRAFSPLLEKKAEIVALNKADLVDDEEIVSYLVKSYEEVLGRPVVVISGLKKYNIDELLRRVVVLLEQTKLQDKSGDEQIGFGVS from the coding sequence ATGAAGTTCGTTGACGAGGTAAGAATCAGGCTCAAAGCGGGGGACGGAGGCCGGGGGTGCGTTAGCTTCCGTCGTGAAAAGTACGTTCCCCGTGGAGGACCCGACGGTGGGGACGGAGGACGAGGAGGGCATATTTTTCTGGAGGCAACGGAGCGCAAGCAAACGCTTCTGGATTTCCATTACAAGCACTTTTTTCGCGCTCCTTCGGGACAGCACGGTAGGGGTAAGGATCAGCATGGGCGAAGTGGCGAGGACGTAACCCTTTTAGTCCCCCTTGGAACCGTGGTTCGGGATGCCGAGACGGGTGAAGTTCTTGCAGATCTTAAATCCGACGGTCAGAGGTGGTTGGCAGTTCGCGGGGGTAGAGGTGGACGGGGCAATGCGAGGTTCGCGTCCCCTACAAATCAGGTGCCGCGTTTTGCCGAAGAAGGGGAACCCGGTGAAGAAAGAGAGTTCATTCTTGAACTGAAGTTGCTTGCAGATGTTGGCCTCGTGGGTCTGCCAAACGCCGGAAAATCGACGCTGATACGTGCCATATCCGCCGCCCGCCCCAGGGTTGCTGATTATCCTTTCACCACCCTTGTGCCACAGCTCGGTGTTGTTCGTTACGGCGATGCGGAGCCCTTCGTTGTGGCTGATATCCCCGGTCTGATAAAAGGAGCACACGAAGGAGCCGGCCTGGGAATAAGATTTCTCAAGCACATAGAGCGCACCCGGGTAATCGTGCATCTTATCGACATGTCGGCTCTGGACATATCCGACCCGCTGAAACCTTACCATGAAATACGCCACGAACTCAGGGCTTTCAGTCCTCTTCTCGAGAAGAAAGCCGAAATTGTTGCCCTAAATAAGGCTGACCTTGTAGATGATGAGGAAATTGTATCCTATCTCGTTAAATCTTACGAAGAAGTTCTCGGGCGTCCCGTTGTGGTCATATCGGGTCTGAAGAAGTATAATATCGATGAACTGCTCAGAAGGGTTGTTGTATTACTGGAGCAAACTAAACTTCAGGACAAAAGTGGTGACGAACAGATCGGCTTCGGGGTTAGCTAA
- the rpmA gene encoding 50S ribosomal protein L27, producing the protein MAHKKAGGSSRNGRDSVGKRRGVKKFSGEFVRAGNILVRQLGTQFHPGKNVGMGKDYTLFALVDGIVRFEHIDKRRQRISVYPLAAQ; encoded by the coding sequence ATGGCGCACAAAAAAGCAGGAGGTAGTTCAAGAAACGGTCGGGACAGCGTAGGGAAGAGAAGAGGTGTTAAGAAGTTCAGTGGAGAGTTTGTCCGGGCCGGAAACATACTGGTAAGACAGCTGGGTACTCAGTTTCATCCCGGCAAGAACGTTGGAATGGGGAAAGATTATACTCTCTTTGCCCTGGTGGACGGTATTGTTCGCTTTGAGCACATTGATAAAAGGCGCCAGAGGATCAGTGTATATCCCTTAGCGGCTCAGTAA
- the rplU gene encoding 50S ribosomal protein L21 has translation MYAIVETGGKQLKVEPGKVVHVEKLAVEPGEKVVFDRVLCVRDGEVVRIGTPYVEDAKVTGEVVEHFRGEKILIIKHKRRKNYRRRQGHRQWYTAVKIESIN, from the coding sequence ATGTACGCAATTGTGGAGACCGGTGGTAAGCAGCTCAAGGTTGAGCCGGGTAAGGTTGTTCATGTGGAAAAGCTGGCCGTTGAACCCGGTGAGAAAGTGGTGTTTGACAGGGTGCTCTGCGTAAGAGACGGTGAGGTGGTCAGGATCGGAACGCCTTATGTGGAAGATGCAAAGGTGACGGGCGAGGTTGTTGAGCATTTCCGCGGGGAAAAGATCCTGATAATCAAGCACAAGCGTCGTAAGAATTACAGGCGCAGGCAGGGTCACAGGCAGTGGTACACTGCCGTGAAGATCGAATCCATCAACTAG
- a CDS encoding helix-hairpin-helix domain-containing protein, producing the protein MKKYSIILLPAFALLLYAVMPCAAQNQPTNQQTASEQVSAKINTNTADKADLEKLPGIGPTLAERNIQYRQEHGPFKTIDELKNVKGIGDKKFEAIKDLITLE; encoded by the coding sequence GTGAAAAAGTACTCAATTATTCTGCTGCCGGCTTTTGCGTTACTTCTTTACGCTGTAATGCCCTGCGCGGCACAGAATCAGCCGACGAATCAACAAACAGCATCCGAGCAGGTTTCGGCCAAGATAAACACCAACACTGCCGATAAGGCCGACCTAGAAAAGTTGCCGGGCATTGGTCCTACTCTAGCCGAGCGAAACATTCAGTACAGGCAGGAGCATGGGCCGTTCAAAACGATCGATGAGCTAAAAAACGTCAAGGGTATCGGTGACAAGAAGTTTGAAGCTATAAAGGATCTTATCACCTTGGAATAA